GCTTACCTTTTTATAGTCCTTACGCTTATAGTTCCCATGGCAGAGGAGTGGGGGGTAAGGAAGGTTGGGACTGTCCACTGAGTGTAGTTTTTCTGACGTAAACCACCAGTGTGTGCACATTCTGCTGTGATTACTGCCCACACTTGTCCAATGTCCAATCACAAGCTTGATGTGTCGTAGCTCAGTGGGcttactcactcactcactttgtGACCATGGCCGCTGTATTTCCTGACCTGTAGGTGGCGCAGCTGCCTCTGTCCCTACCGCAGGATGAGTGGCAGCACATTTGTGTTAGCTGGACCCTGAGGGACGGGGTGTGGAAAGCCTACCAGGGGGGAAAGAtgaaggggaggggagagggactGGCTGCCTGGCATCCCATCAAACCCGGAGGAGTTCTCATATTGGGACAGGAGCAGGTGAGTtatatggatggatggatgaataaacTGATGAATGGAGGGACtttggacagatggatggatgaacagattaaaggatggacagacatataggtggatggatggacgctggacagatggatggatgaacagattaaaggatggatggatgatggacgAATACATGGATGGACACATAGATGGATGAATGGCTGGGGCGgcggatggacagatggatgttggacagatggatgggtgaatggatggatggatggagggattaGTGGATGAACAGATTAATGGACaaatggatgggtggatggatgagcAAActaatgaatggatgaatgatggatggaaggatgaaCAGATAGATAGGTAGATGGTTGGGTGGAGGAGCTATTTTAAGGAGCACCATTAGCTTTTGCACACACGAACAGATCAAACAGTGTTTATATCCTCCCACTGGGCTGCCTTTCTCCTTCATTAGCGAGACACCCACATTACATAACCATTATGAAATCTTACATTATCCCTcatccccagctcctcctgttcacatgtcaaagtgtccttgagcaagacactgaaacccaagttgctcccgatgggcAGGCCAGTGCCTTGCGTGGatgcgagtgtgtatgtgagtgagagGCAAGTGTTTGGTCCGTTAAGGtagaaaagtgctatataaccccagtccatttaccatttaccattctGCACCCCATCGCCCTtgaaaaaaggatgaaaagcAGAGAGCTGGGAGTTAATTCTGCGAGATGCTGCAATGATGCAAGAATACTTCATTTAATGGATATtttttagagagagagggagagagagagagagagcaagtaCTTTATTAATCTCTGTTGAGGATGAAAGATGAATTGCTGTTGATGAGATTTTATGGGTAAAATCCCTGGACATACCTCTCACGAGGGTGCTCTGAAGGGGgataaacatttttaatcttgTTTAGGGGGAatcatcaaaacacaatatttctGCGTATGGATAGAGCTTTAGCCTGCTACAAGAGCTCCAGGAAAAgacatttcttcacatttccaTTCCGTCTGAAGAACTGTGAAGATTAGTCGAATAGACCAATAACACATCAAAACCAACTGCTTTTTTTGAGACACTCTGTTTCACACGAGACAACAAAACATAGTTCTCCCCTTGTTCTTTGTGATATTTATCTCGCTCTTTTTTTGGAGAAGGTGGGAAGTCAATAGCATAATTTTGTTtaaacatcaataaacacttgaaacacacacttgtgagattgggctgtataaatgacattgacttgacttgacttcaAACCCTTGAAACACTCCAAATCCTAATATTTGATACCAGCAACATCAGGGGCTTGCTAACTGTGTGAATGAATCCTGTATACAAGCTGTAGCAGCCCTCAAGCAGGGACGTTTGGGGGAGCAGGACCAGGAACTCTATTTAAAACCTAGTTTTTCCAGTCGAAACTCAAGTAAAGTTCCCAAATtcctaaaacatgaaaaattcTCTCACGAACAGTTAAACAGCTAAAAGATGCCCTTTGAAAATGATACCAGCAAAGTTGGTCTCTCGGCTATCCATGCTAGTATTCTGATATTCAACCCTTTTTTCCAACTCTTCTACCCAAGGACACATTGGGCGGGCGTTTTGATGCCTCCCAGGCCCTGGTCGGAGAGCTCTCCCAGTTCAACCTGTGGGATCGGGTGTTGAAGCCAGCAGAGGTGGCCGCCCTGGCCGACTGCAACTCCTCAGCACTGGGCAACATCGCCCCCTGGACCGACCATGACGTAGATGTCTACGGCGGTGCCACCAAGGAGTCCTTGGATCCGTGCCATGCTTCCCAGAGATCCAACCCCTCCAGCCCCAAACAGTGAAATGGGGACTGGGAGAGGTCAGCCAAGGATGGCTGTATTTGATAGGTAGATTTAGGAGACGATTTCGGAGGTGTGTAACGATGTATCACATTGGggtttacagtatatttgttgGGGATGGGAAGCTTGCTGGTGGACTGAAATATGTGATGGAGCTATTAAGCCGCTAAGGGCGGTGTATCTGTTTCGTTTTTAGTGTTGGTGTCCACGCTCATGTGTTAACTTCTGCAGTGAGATACAGTGAGTTTAGTCACAGAATCGCCTTAGTGAAGGCTGCATGGGTGGATCAACTTCTGGCATGAACAGGACTCTTATGGAAGCATTCCATAATAGATCAATTATTGGCTCTGGTTAAGTGTACCACCCTCTGTTTTAGGTATTAATCTGTTAATAACAGACAGAAGGATTTGAATACAGTTATGGAAGGAACCTTTAATGATGCCATATATATGGGTTCCTTAATTTTACAACAAAGTGACACAAAGCTCCGTCTGTCCTCATCTCGTGTCCAGTTggttgtgtttaatgctaaaaCTGAACTCTGTGGTGTTATCATGATTATATTGATTTCAACACTCAATGGGAAACaaaattttcatttttgacTGTATATGATCCCGTTGAGTATTGTCTTTGTACTTTACGTTTTCTACATGGCATACCATCATTTGGTAAAACAGTGGTCTTATAAATGTATATTGTGTAATGTATCTCTGGTAATGTTGCTCTGTGCCAGTCTGCTCCCCCTGCTGTagcctctcacacacatctcacaGTCCTGCAAAGTTCAGTTGCAGCATTTTTGTTCTGCAACTTACACAAAGCAGAGCTCTCAATTGACCTCTGAAATAAACACTAGATATCTATCTAAGCACCATTAAGACACAGAAATTGTGACAAACCTGAGTGAGTTTGGTAAATTTGTGTTGTATTCTTGAATGTAAAACAGATGGAATTGAAGTGTATTCGCATGAGCATAGTCACATTTcctttcactaaaaaacaaactcaaaatgtgtaaattacaGTGTTGGTGTCCCCAAAATACCCCACACTCTGAAGCTCACAGATGTCTCTTTGGTAAATCCGATCCTCACAGAATACTCGACAGGGAGGGAGGTGTATGAATTGGATTAAATGTACGGTGGCCATTTTGTACTTAACATCTGACTCTGTATAGAGGATCCGTACAAAAAAGTCGTTTTTAGTAAATTACAGAACTACCAAGCTTATatgagcaaaaataaataagtacataAACCGTTGCATGTCTGTTGCAATCTCCAAACCTgatgccttttttctttcaagaCATTCCCTGTTATAAAAATCTATCTGGCCAAAACTGCCTCTAATAACTTAAATTTTCTTTATCTCCAAAGCCCTAATGCAATGTTTATATCATGTGGGACTGAAGGTAGTAAAAGGAAAGATTTCCTTGGTTAGTAAGCTTGTTTATCAAAAGGAGAGTCATTTTGCACTCTGAATAAAGGCAGAGTTGATTATGTGGTGGTAAAAATAGCGATCATGATAAAAATAGCATTAAATTAAGATTATTGACAGTTACCTTGAATGATAAGCCATCCATGttactttgatttgatttacgGCAAAGTTAGTTATTATTCAACCTTTTAAATCATTTGGAAACTCTAGTTATAGTTCTGGCTGTTAATGTAAATTTTATTTAATAGAAATTGGGGTAACTTCCATATGACATGAATGGGACCTAAAAGCAGAATTAAGATGCTACAACGCTACATTTATcctgagaaaagaaatgacGTATGATGTATGCTTTCCTGATTAGAGCACCTCAAAGAAGCCACATTTTCCATCTGAGGAGCACCAGCTGCTATCTcagaaaacattacaaagtGAGGCATCTCAGTAATGCACAATGTTTCAAACTCACTgatgataatatatataaagtatgtcTCGCTGCCAGATGAAGGCCAAAGTACGGATGGTTAAATCAAACAATCGCGGCTACTGCATGATTTCTAACCACGAGCCAGCATACCATGTATTAGTTAGCTACGGTATAGTGGGCAAATACATATTACTGTAATGTTAGGTCCAGAATCTTAGATCAGTTTGGTCCGTTGGTTTTCATTCAAGAGACTGTGAGATAATCATGTTTCTCAGATaatgttgattgattgattttcatCTTATTATGACAAGAAAGTTTGGAAGTTAATCTTAATTGATTCGAGTAGAACAAGGCACCCACTGTGCTGGTGTGTGGCCAACTAAACACGTAAACATGTAACACTGTGCAGTAAAGTGAACTGTCGTTAAAATACAGTCAGTGCTTCTGTTCACTTATTACCTCAAGACATCAGCGCCACATACAATTTGACACCCGGTTGTAAAGTGCCTGCCTGGGCTCTCAAGCCCGAAATAatagtgaaatgtttttatgttttcttctttgtggtctatttcttctccctctctctgtctctctctctgtctctgtctctctctctctctctctgtctctctctctcttgcttttgGTCGTTGAAGGCTGTGACAGTGTTGCGCTTGTCCTTATTTGCATCTTCATGGATCTTCTATGATATTGTGAAATAGAtggataaaaaatgaaaataaaaaataaaatggctaTGACAACATTCCCCGACTCGCACcttaaaaaatgacatcaaagaAATATGGAATTGGTGTGTGTTGGgatacatgtctgtgtgtgtgtgtgtgtgtgtgtgtgtgtgtgttgggtgtgaGCTCAGTTTATTGTGACAGATCTCTTTACACCTGTCAGCTCATCTGGATTACACCTCAACTAAGCAACTGCAGGCATACTATAAGCCTTCAtgaccccaacacacacacacacacaggcatgtagCCTAATCTCATTTAGTTGGAGTCAGATTAGATTAGCTGCATCTTTGCTGTCAGACGAATTTGCctttgacgtgtgtgtgtgtgtgtgtgtgtgtgtgttgaaatggaGATGGAGAGGCGAGTGTTCAGCAGAGACACCGCAGAAAGTCTGATCTTTGGTGTAGACATAATAGATTACTCATAGTTTTAACAAAGACCGTGTTGATTCGTGACTGCTGATCTGCCCACACACAACGTTTCTTGGCGTTCGGCTCAGCTGAACTGTGATCTGACGTGTAACCTCCCACTGCCAACATTTCATAATATTATTTGtcttgtcacttcctgtcttttcctcaAGGTACATGGTCTCTGTTTCATGACCAAAGAAATATgattaaagtattttttattacTGAAGCTACTTGTATGAAACACACCaccatcactgctgctgttgctgataAACAATTCTAAAACCAGTGCTGTGGAAATAACTCCATTTCTGTACTTATCACTCACTTAAAAATGTCTGCACTCATTACTCTAAAAGGAAACTTACTCATTACATAATTTTAAGTTTTATAAAATTCATAAACCTTCTCTTCATTTCTCCTCGAGTTACTTGTTTCACTGCTGGTTGAAAACAGATCTTTGTCGTTGTGGGACGATGTTCCCATCTGTtcagtgtgggtgtgttttctGATCAGGTGCTTTGACAGATTGCTTGTGGACATGTGATTCTGACCTTGAGATAAATTACATTGCAGGAGATATTCTAAAAACATTGGGAGACTCTTCACTCATCAAAGGATCCAGCCTGACTTTCAGTGTTTAGTTaccttcttctctcctgcaTCCGATTCACCTGGATCAGCTAAATAAAAGGTTTGGGCCCTTATtgacacaccaccaccaccaccacctcctacCTTGTGTATGAGAAGCTAATTTCCACAGAAGATGAATCTTACTGATTTTGGTGAgcccttgacttttcctccagcgccaccatgaggtggACATTTtcttagtgaaatgtctcaataactgttggaatgagacacacacacataactttGTTGATCTCTTAactttagcgccatcatcaagtcaaacttttattttcccAACACTTTTGTTTGCAACCAAATGCCtagaaaaaaagtgacattcacatcaacctcagctgcactttttAAGAATAAACAGCAAAATTGGCAAATGCATAAAAAATACCTTGAAGATGATAAATTCACCCTCCACAGTTCTAACCTGATTTGGCTGCCTGTAGCCATTGATCACTTACaagatcaatcaatcaatgagtGCCTGAgttagtgagtgagtgagtgagtgaatcaTCAACCACTCAGTCAATTAGGTAATCAGTCTGCcagtcagtgagtgagtgagtgagtcatCCAGTCAGTggatatttttcttcttctctgctccgTCTCTCTGTTGATCTCTGTCACAGCTTGTTAGCAGAGTCACATGGGGTCTTCCTCTCCCCTACCCAACAATCTGCTTCCTCTGCTGTTGAATTATAGATATGCCTTAATTACCTCTCTCTGAGGCAGGCAGAAATTATGGAAATCCTTGTGTGACCCACCACActccctgtcacacacagacacaaacacgccgactcaaatattcatttttactGCAAATGTTCATTCTTTTCATAATCTTTCTCAACTCATCTCCTGCAGCACAGACGCTCACAGCGTGTCAGCCTTCCTCGTGACTACAGAAACAGATTACAAATGGTCCTCATTCTCACTGCAACGCATCGCTGCAAGCTCTCCAGACAAGCATCCTTACACATGCTccatatctatatatctatgtTCTGTAATTGCACTGTTGATCGGTCCATCTTGAATTGTTTCTCCCTCAAAAGTCTTTATCCAAAGCAATTTTCCTTGATTGTCTTCATCATGTGCAGCAgcgttttctgtttttgttcatgaCTCACGTCTCATCTCGTCTCATCTCGGTGGTGGTACAAAGACCTCAAGGTCTTTgtaccaccaccacctctcatCGCCAGTCGGCATCTTTTCACTACACCATCTGTCAAACACAGCTCCATCTCCTATTTTCCAtccctctgctttgttttgacattgttATTTCAGCGTACCTTCAAGCCTTCTGGCACTTTTCTTTGTGAGTACCTCACCTGGGTATTTAATGCTccatctcattctctctctcagtgtatTTTAAGATGTTTCACACTTGATCTAAGACGAGGGCACACACCCAAATGCACAAgttgttattgtcattgtcatttctcttattctaataaaaaaaatcaaatacattaaGACGCTGATATAtaacaatcaaacaaataacATCCTCTTGTTGAGAATagagaaatcttttttttttgctttctcaaaaatacattattcaaactaaacatacagtacatatgccGTTATGAacattcattttactttttcatgtaATGTGCTCTGAATACAATTAATTGACCTTTTAGTCCAGTATCATTGCTTATTAAAAATtcctaaactaaaaaaaaaaaatgttattccCTCAGatgaaacatgtacagtatgtgtttaatgatatttctctttcctcttttgtctctttataGTCAAtaatttctttcatcttttcacctttttcaaattgtctttttttccctctctttttgcAGATCTAGCTGTATctttcatttacataaaaatacacatccAATTATGAGAAAaataggaaaaacaaaacagagattcAATCAAACATGGGACATAGACAGGATACATATGTGCACGCATTTATTTATCTGATAAGCATTAATTGAGTACATtttttgaccttggaaatagtagtttgacaaagcAATTCCAACTCCAAGTCCATGATGAAGATGACCACGATGAAGAAGTgaatgaagactgtgtgatgcagctgaaagctttggaaaaagctagtaagaagattgttttgtcaaactaccatttccaaggtcaagaatgaaacTCTGAACTTTAGGGATGCCTGGTAGCCTAATGATTAAGGTGTGTACTACATGACTGCAACATCCATTGTTCAATTCTGTctggggacctttgttgaaTGTCTAACTGCCCATCTGTCTTCATATGTATCCTGTCTCCCTCTACACTGTTGACTGtcaaatgaagacaaaaatgttaaatatgaaataatctGAAATAAGAAAGAAGTGTCATGCTTTACTTTAGGACAAGACATCTTAAAAATACTATGGATTAAATTGTAACAGCTGCTGAGCTCTATTTCAACAGACACGTCGCTATGACAACTGAGCGAACTCCTTCTGCCGGTGAAGACATAAGAAAAAAGTAAGTTTGAGTCAGGATTGTCCTGTGAAGCGGTATTTATTTGGCTCTAGAACCAATGTTATAATCAACCTGGGTCAATTGGGCTGATCAAAGACCCTGctgaaacatttcataaagTAATCCGTTACTGTGTTATCAGTTGATGGCTCACTGCTTCTCTGAGCCAACACACTCCTGGAGAGGAGGCAGTAGGGGAGACGTGAGAGGTGGGGGTTTAAAGTTATTGTCAACAAGTTGCATCCTTCTTCTGGTTGCATACAGACAACTAGAGATAAGGgcggaagagagagagagagagagaagaagaagagaaatataATCATGtgatctgtttgtctgcctttCCAGAGATTAACAATCCACTCTAATCCAGAGGAGAGTCATTGTTTCAGAAACGGCAGGGTTACTCCATCCTAAATGCACAACCCAGGTTAACAGACACAACTGTCACACAGAGACTAATCAGTTTCAAAGCTTTGTGGgttttttgtgagtgtgtgtgtgtgtgtcgagcaGACTGACAATTCTGGGTCAAAACTCTCCACTTGGGGATTCCACCCAGATGTTTCCAGCAGTATGTGGGTCAGATTCAGTAAGAGGGCTGATTAGCGTAGGATAGAAAAAAGGTTTTACTCACACACAGCCTGATAGACAGTGGTGTGATTTCAgaacagacagtcagacagacatatagacagtgatggaaagtaagtaactaagtacatttactcaagaactgCACATAGGTACAATTATGAGgtattttcacttcacttcacttcaatTTTATTCTACGTTTTACTTCTACTCTGCTACATTTCTGGGACAAATATAGTGCTTTTTACCTTACAGACTAagattttaaacacaaaacatcatcTATAGACTATACTGCATtgtaatagaataaaatagtgTATAAAGCTGTTAAAATTCACCGCAGTCATCTGGCCACAACAGATAAGCTAAAGAGGAGCTACTTCCCTCAGTCCATCCAGATCCTGAACAAGGACACTGCCAGGGCTCCTGATGGACTACACCTCTGATGTTGTGGACAAttacctccacccctcccctgcATCCCTTTGATATTTGGACCTTATTTAATATTCCATATGTAATATTTTTTGCATCTATTATCCTATCCTtcattgtatatattttcttattgtattttgaatatttgatattttatcaTGTCAAACACATGTCAAACTTGAAATGATCTCAACCTCCATTAAACATGATTTAATGATGTAATACTATAACATTGACAGAGACAGTGCTGCAAAATGAGTGAGAGTACATTATTTCCAATACTTCTATAGTAGTAGTGTCTGTGTAGATAGTTAATGGCTCTGGATAGATAGATTGACTTTTTCAGTTGACTGATAGACTCTGAACCAATAGGGACGAAGCTGTACTGTAGTGGGCGGGGTTTTCCCTGTACGGACATcagttgtttaaaatgtctcCTTAACAACCGAACTGGAGTCAAACAGAAGAAGTTTTCGCTGGACAAACGCCTCGTAAGTCTCTCACATCCATGTAGTCGACTATAAGTCATTCTGCATTCATTAACTACCGGCAACACACTGTAACTTGTAATATCACGACGGTGGATTTAAAGAAGTCGATTTTGAGGTATAAAACATCAACCGGTAGCATCAGCTGTTTGCTATCCAACaagctaagctaattagctAGCTCGTAAAACCTGGTTCGCTACTTACCGTTGCTAACCTGAGGGAGCCTGGTCACGTTTACAAACCAACCGTTATGTGCGATAGCTGTCTGTATCGTCTAAGGGAGAAAACGCATATTCTGATGTGAACTACGATGAAATACTTgttgtagctagctagcagaaGCTAAGTGGTTTTAGCTAGTGGTCCTCGTCCCCAGCTGGGTCATGTTACAGAGTGTTGTTAGCTACAGATGTGAGCTTGCTCTGTAATACAGGACTGTCCGAGCTCCTCATGAAATGCTTGTCTGTCACGCAGTTAGTAGACCCTCTAACTTGGTGGGTTCATGggttaaatgtataaaatgtccTTTTGCAGGAGTCGGAATGGCTGGGACTGGCgagggaaagaaggaagagGCCGACTACAAGAGACTGCACAGCTTCCCTCTCATCAGGGTAGGAGAGAAGCGGGACAGTGCCTCTGGATACAGGATAAGAACATCCTAACTGCGGCTGGGAGCAGCCCCTTCTGCAATGACAACATCAGAATCACATTTTGATTGTAACCTTTTGCTGTGCACATTTTTAGGCTGCTGGGGTTTAGTAGGTACAGTTGTGTATTATCATGTTGCAAATGAACTGTGTGTGCATTGGGACTGAGTCTGTGCATAAATCCTAAGTACCTTAAATGTGCCTGCAGAAGTCTGTGGCAGTTTTATGTAACTTAGGCGTTTTGGAGATGTATGAAATCTTCCCAATGCTGCATTTGCTGACTCAGTCACCAAAACACATACACGTTCACAAGCAGACGCAATTGTGACTGATCTGCAGCCTCAATCCATGAGAGTATGTACACTGTATAGACTCATAGTTTACAGCTTTCTATTTAAGCCATGGGTTATTGATTATAGACAGGCACACGTAAGATTctttgaagacattttcacacattataTGATTCAAGAGGAGTAAGGAGTTTATTTTACCTTAAGACTTTCCTGTTGTGTCCATGAAACAAGAGGACACCCACTGATTCACAAGACtgaatttcacaaaacaaagtCTGGTATTTAACTGTGCACGCTATACTGACAACAGTGATCAACCGTTAACCCATTGTTGACAATCACACACcacttttgtttgactttgtcaTCAGTGTTGGGTTACGCTCAGACAGGAATAGTTCATACGACGTGTTGTCTGCCACGTCGGGaatcaaaagtgtttatagttgttcCAAGTGGATCAATATCGGATCAGTCAGATCGtcagtttcagaaagttacagaaagCTATCTGACAAGCAGTTCTGTAGAAGCATACTGGCAGCTTAGCAGTTAACATGAAAGACCGATGTGACTGTCCTGACTGAGTCTTAACGGCGACAGACACACCTATGCTGTCTTGACATGCGTCATCACGCGGTGACACACGTCAACTTGTCAGGACACCACTGTCCTATGTCCCAGCGTCAAGGTGCGACTCATATACTTGTATGTAATGGAACTGACAGATTCAGACAGGAGAACATAGGCCCTTAccatttgtttgtcttcagcACACAGACATGCCAGAAGAAATGAGGGTTGAGACCATGGAGCTCTGTGTTACAGCCTGTGAAAAGTTTGCCACCAACAACGAGGTAAGTGTATATTGGGCTGTATTTGATGTTTATTTGGTAGCCTGGTCTCAAATTCATATGTTCCTGATATGCTGTGTCTGCAGTTAATGGCTTTTGCAAGGGACAGTGACAATACAGGGACAAGGGACAATACCTTGACAGTGGTATTGTGTCAGGAAACACTATTAGCCTTTATTCCCTTTACCAAGATCATAGTCTTTGTTGGTTGATCTTTTTCGTCCTCGCTGTCTTCCCCAGAGTGCAGCGAAGATGATCAAAGAGTCTATGGACAAGAAATTCGGCAGCTCGTGGCACGTGGTGATCGGCGAAGGCTTCGGCTTTGAGGTCACACACGAAGTGAAGAACCTGCTCTACATGTTCTTCGGAGGGAGcctggccgtgtgtgtgtg
The sequence above is a segment of the Enoplosus armatus isolate fEnoArm2 chromosome 2, fEnoArm2.hap1, whole genome shotgun sequence genome. Coding sequences within it:
- the LOC139300991 gene encoding dynein axonemal light chain 4, which codes for MAGTGEGKKEEADYKRLHSFPLIRHTDMPEEMRVETMELCVTACEKFATNNESAAKMIKESMDKKFGSSWHVVIGEGFGFEVTHEVKNLLYMFFGGSLAVCVWKCS